The Desulfobacterales bacterium genome includes the window GGCCCAATGACCGTCATTTTCAACAGCCATAGCAGAACCAGCACGAGAATGATCGATACAAGAATATCAGATACGGCGCCGTAACGAATGCCGGCAAGCCCTTCTGCCGTAAAATCCCTTGACAGGGTCGCTCGAAGCAACAGCGCGGGGACGCCGTCTATATCCGGAATCGTGGTATAAGCCTGAAGCGTGCCGGTCTTTTCTTGAATAAACATGGGATGTGAGGCATTCATCCGTGTCATCGCCAGCCGGTCATCATCGGTCATCCACGCATCGCCCAATTTCATATACGTGTGATCGACGCGGGTCTGAGAGACCAGGCGTTTTACCAACGCGGGCGATAGCAATTTTCCCATAATCAGCGTACCGACGGCCGGACCCCGGTTCTCGCTGGTAATGACCGGTCGCGAAGAAACCAGCATCGGGCCTTTATCCGTCAAAAAAAGACCGCTCACACCACCGATCGCCTGCGCTTGCTTGAGCAACGAATGGGTTATTGGCAAGCCGGGCCGGTCCAACGGGCGGATCAATATGGGGGTCGCCGAATCGACCGCCACGGCCTTGCCCCAAACCAGATTTCCTTTTAAATCATAATAATGAATCAGATTCAGGTCGTTATCTAAAAACGTCTCTTGTACCAGATTGGACTTGATGTAATCGGCGTTACGGTCCAGCAAAAACGCGTAAGAATCATCCCAGGCTGCCCAATCGTTGGTCAGAATATCCAGGAATTTAATTGAACTCTCCAACGTAGCGATGCAACGAGCCAGCTCCTTTTTGGCAAATGTTTGTTCCAGCGCCAAATAATTGGGATATATGACCCGCCGGTAAATGGTGTAATCCGAAACCGCCAGCAGCAGTGACAAAACCAGCAGACTTCCGGCTATTTTCCATTTTAACGTCATTTACACAACCCTTGCATTCTGCTTATGCTCCCTCCCAGGTAACCCGCAGCACTTCCCGGCTCGTGGTGACGCCAGCCATCATCTTGCGAAGTGCATTTTCACGCAGCGTGATCATGCCTTCGGCCTTGGCGCGCACCTGAATGGCGCTGCTATCGGCAGAGGCCACAGTCAACTTTTTAATTTCCTCGGAAAACGGCAACACTTCAAACACACCGATCCGGCCGTAATAGCCGGTTCCCCGACATTTTTGGCATCCTTTCCCGCGATAGAGCTGAACGGTTTTGTTACCGCTGATGTGAATCCCCATGGTCACCAGCTCGTCGGTCGCCATGGGGTAGACCTCCTTGCACCCGTCACAGATGGTCTTAACGAGCCGCTGAGCAACAATTCCAACCAGGCTCGCCTGAATTAAAAAAGCAGGAATGCCCAGGTCGATCAGACGGGTGATGGCGGACGGGGCATCGTTGGTGTGCAGGGTGGACAATACCAGGTGCCCGGTCAGG containing:
- a CDS encoding CHASE4 domain-containing protein — encoded protein: MTLKWKIAGSLLVLSLLLAVSDYTIYRRVIYPNYLALEQTFAKKELARCIATLESSIKFLDILTNDWAAWDDSYAFLLDRNADYIKSNLVQETFLDNDLNLIHYYDLKGNLVWGKAVAVDSATPILIRPLDRPGLPITHSLLKQAQAIGGVSGLFLTDKGPMLVSSRPVITSENRGPAVGTLIMGKLLSPALVKRLVSQTRVDHTYMKLGDAWMTDDDRLAMTRMNASHPMFIQEKTGTLQAYTTIPDIDGVPALLLRATLSRDFTAEGLAGIRYGAVSDILVSIILVLVLLWLLKMTVIGPIASLTRHAVAIRDTDDLTLTHNSSRKDEIGVLSREFDRLVARQHSIQKGLMGEIEERQRYEKKLTDYHRRLRHLSSELLLTEERERRKIAIDLHDYIGQPLAISKIKLDELASTLPAATGALTHVEQIGKYIETAIQSTRTLTFDLSPPILYEFGLAAALKWLSEKFGRQYGLEIKFDVVNSDIPVETALRVMLFQAARELLFNIIKHARSREAQITMMAEEDTVKVMIQDNGVGFDPEAVNVELGFGLFSIKERIHHFGGRFELDSAPGKGTRVCLTVPLKYIPPDAQRSPSL